In Rutidosis leptorrhynchoides isolate AG116_Rl617_1_P2 chromosome 2, CSIRO_AGI_Rlap_v1, whole genome shotgun sequence, one genomic interval encodes:
- the LOC139889833 gene encoding replication protein A 70 kDa DNA-binding subunit D-like, producing MDSAIIPIREIKPELVNFAIRVKVIRMWTQKGYGFDKDKLINELILVDEQGDKIGLTIKNRLRPKFVKKLSEDRNYVIKNLSVATVNKLYKSAHWSHNFKLSCTFNTTVTRVNEWNGQPNRFNFVAFTDIRSMAVDFGVSVDVIGKLSGFGEITPYTKGGQNTYYMKGDLKDIEFVAVHGDEVPLDRYAPALNCSSLTSKTWQSGCTPIGLDELDPSLSGNYIALAKITAIIPDDDWYYVACLKCTRKVKATDDLDELTLDTDGILGREYECRKCGPKPKVNLRFKVQIRVTNDTGSASVWIFEDDVTKFIKPSAFELKKAITPDEETSAELQKLVGKELLFKIEVGDYNLKKNYHVYTVKEVSNDENHLAEYLEEVVGIDQMLPNNDDLDADIDDTSATKRTKIAVQSTPGSVGSSTSKTKKDLLKNKAVED from the exons ATGGATTCAGCTATTATCCCAATTCGTGAAATCAAGCCCGAGTTGGTGAATTTCGCTATCCGGGTGAAAGTGATAAGAATGTGGACACAAAAGGGTTACGGCTTTGACAAAGATAAGCTCATCAATGAACTCATTCTTGTCGATGAACAG ggTGACAAGATTGGGTTGACAATCAAAAATAGGCTTAGGCCGAAATTTGTTAAGAAACTAAGCGAAGACAGAAACTATGTCATCAAGAATCTTAGTGTAGCAACTGTTAACAAGCTGTACAAGTCAGCACATTGGAGCCACAACTTTAAACTGTCTTGCACCTTCAACACTACTGTCACGAGAGTGAACGAATGGAATGGACAACCCAACCGTTTTAATTTTGTTGCTTTTACTGATATTAGATCCATGGCTGTGGATTTTGGAGTATCTGTTG ATGTCATTGGGAAGCTATCTGGATTTGGGGAAATCACTCCTTATACCAAGGGTGGACAAAACACATACTACATGAAAGGGGACCTTAAAGACATCGA GTTCGTTGCGGTACATGGTGATGAAGTCCCTTTGGACAGATATGCTCCCGCTCTTAATTGCTCAAGCTTGACATCCAAGACATGGCAGTCTGGATGCACTCCAATTGGGCTCGATGAGCTGGACCCAAGTCTG AGTGGCAACTATATTGCATTAGCCAAAATCACTGCAATCATACCAGATGATGATTGGTATTATGTAGCGTGTCTCAAGTGTACACGAAAGGTGAAGGCAACAGATGATCTGGACGAGTTGACTTTAGACACCGATGGCATACTTGGTCGTGAATATGAATGCCGTAAATGCGGCCCTAAACCAAAAGTTAACCTCcg TTTCAAGGTACAGATTCGTGTTACCAATGACACTGGGTCTGCGTCTGTGTGGATCTTTGAAGATGATGTAACCAAGTTCATTAAACCATCAGCTTTTGAACTGAAGAAAGCGATAACTCCTGATGAAGAAACTTCCGCGGAACTACAAAAGTTGGTTGGTAAAGAACTTTTGTTCAAAATAGAGGTGGGTGATTATAATTTAAAGAAAAATTATCATGTTTATACCGTGAAGGAGGTATCAAATGATGAAAACCACTTGGCTGAGTATTTGGAGGAGGTGGTGGGGATTGACCAG ATGTTGCCCAACAATGATGATTTGGATGCTGACATTGATGATACCTCTGCTACG AAACGCACCAAAATTGCTGTGCAGTCCACCCCTGGGTCTGTCGGATCTTCAACCTCGAAAACCAAGAAGGATTTGCTCAAAAATAAGGCAGTTGAGGATTAA